A window from Kribbella jejuensis encodes these proteins:
- a CDS encoding alpha/beta fold hydrolase produces the protein MKIATMPDARFRTVDGVRVRYADSEGSLEPTILLTSPWPESLYAFAPIWETLSARARVIGVDLPGFGQSERRADLMSPRAMGGFLIRLIKDLGLDRPYVVAPDVGTAAALFAAADHPGQLAGVVVGAGGVAVPLQLGDPLRSWVLDPDLEKYRHVDPQVVVNTAMDTHAHDIPDEIRADYLTSYEGDRFYESLAYVRRYPEELPVLAELLSTIAIPVTVIGAVNDRVVPLANAEFLAERLPDNRLVVLESGHFAWEDTPADYAAIVLDALEN, from the coding sequence ATGAAGATCGCAACCATGCCCGACGCCCGGTTCCGTACTGTCGACGGTGTCCGGGTTCGCTACGCCGACAGCGAAGGTTCACTCGAGCCGACCATCCTCCTGACCAGCCCGTGGCCGGAGAGCCTGTATGCGTTCGCGCCGATCTGGGAGACGCTCTCCGCACGGGCCCGGGTGATCGGGGTGGACCTGCCGGGCTTCGGACAGTCCGAACGGCGTGCCGACCTGATGTCGCCGCGCGCCATGGGCGGGTTCCTGATCCGTCTGATCAAGGATCTGGGACTCGACCGGCCGTACGTGGTGGCGCCGGACGTCGGGACGGCCGCGGCGCTGTTCGCGGCCGCGGACCATCCTGGACAGCTTGCGGGCGTCGTGGTCGGCGCGGGCGGTGTGGCCGTCCCGTTGCAGCTTGGTGATCCGCTCAGGTCCTGGGTGCTTGATCCTGATCTGGAGAAGTACCGGCACGTGGACCCACAGGTCGTGGTCAACACCGCGATGGACACGCATGCTCACGACATACCGGACGAGATCCGAGCCGACTACCTGACGTCGTACGAGGGCGACCGCTTCTACGAGTCGCTGGCCTATGTACGGCGATATCCCGAAGAGCTCCCAGTGCTGGCAGAGCTCTTGTCGACGATCGCGATTCCGGTCACCGTCATCGGCGCCGTGAACGACCGCGTCGTACCGCTGGCCAACGCCGAGTTCCTGGCCGAGCGGCTCCCGGACAACCGGCTCGTGGTGCTGGAGTCCGGCCATTTCGCGTGGGAGGACACCCCGGCCGACTACGCGGCGATCGTCCTCGACGCGCTGGAGAACTAG
- a CDS encoding FAD-binding protein, with product MAGFDYDVLIVGSGFGGSVAALRAAEKFL from the coding sequence ATGGCGGGATTCGACTACGACGTGCTGATCGTCGGCTCCGGGTTCGGCGGTAGCGTGGCCGCGCTGCGGGCCGCGGAGAAGTTCCTTTAA